One genomic window of Cellulophaga sp. Hel_I_12 includes the following:
- the dnaB gene encoding replicative DNA helicase — MEKPSPIVGHRIDKSNIISLERGKIPPQAIDLEEVVIGAMMIDKKGIDEVIDILHPDVFYKDAHKFIFEAIFKLFESSEPVDLLTVSSQLKKDGKLEAVGGDFYLIKLTQKVASSAHIEFHARIILQKFIQRSLIKISNEIIEDAYDEGSDVFDLLDMAESKLYDVTQGNLKRSAETAQNLVIQAKKRIEEIANKEGLSGVPSGFDKVDKLTSGWQPSDLIIIAARPGMGKTALTLSMARNMAVNSNIPVAFFSLEMSSVQLITRLISSETGLSSEKLRTGKLEKHEWEQLNVKVKTLEKAPLFIDDSPSLSIFDLRAKARRLASQHGIKMIMIDYLQLMTAGGSQKGGGNREQEISTISRNLKALAKELNIPVIALSQLSRAVETRGGTKRPLLSDLRESGAIEQDADIVSFIYRPEYYKIDEWDDEERSPTAGQGEFIVAKHRNGGLENIRLKFIGNQGKFDNLDDFDSPFEFQSKMNADEDNPFITKNLPNPNQAFGSAMNEEDDNDVPF, encoded by the coding sequence ATGGAAAAACCGAGCCCAATTGTTGGACATAGAATAGACAAATCTAATATTATCAGCTTAGAAAGAGGGAAAATTCCGCCACAAGCTATTGATTTAGAGGAGGTTGTGATTGGAGCGATGATGATCGATAAAAAAGGTATCGACGAAGTAATCGATATCTTACATCCTGATGTTTTCTATAAAGACGCCCATAAATTTATTTTTGAAGCAATTTTTAAATTGTTTGAAAGTTCTGAACCTGTTGATTTATTAACCGTTTCTTCGCAACTAAAGAAAGACGGTAAATTAGAGGCTGTAGGAGGCGATTTTTACTTGATTAAATTAACGCAAAAAGTAGCGTCTTCTGCACATATCGAGTTCCATGCTCGTATTATACTTCAAAAATTTATTCAGCGTAGTTTAATAAAAATTTCTAATGAAATAATCGAAGACGCCTACGATGAAGGTAGTGATGTTTTTGATTTATTAGACATGGCAGAATCAAAACTATATGATGTTACCCAAGGTAATTTAAAACGTTCCGCTGAAACTGCACAAAATTTAGTCATACAGGCTAAAAAGCGCATTGAAGAAATTGCGAATAAAGAGGGTTTAAGCGGTGTACCTTCAGGTTTTGATAAAGTAGATAAACTTACCTCTGGTTGGCAGCCAAGTGATTTAATTATCATTGCAGCTCGTCCTGGTATGGGTAAAACGGCGCTCACCTTATCGATGGCTCGTAATATGGCTGTTAATTCCAATATTCCTGTTGCTTTCTTCTCCTTAGAGATGTCTTCAGTGCAATTAATTACACGTTTAATTTCTTCTGAAACGGGCTTATCTTCTGAAAAATTACGTACAGGTAAGTTAGAAAAACACGAATGGGAACAGTTAAATGTGAAAGTAAAAACGCTTGAAAAAGCACCCTTATTCATCGACGATTCACCATCGCTGTCTATTTTTGATCTAAGAGCTAAAGCAAGACGTTTAGCTTCACAACATGGTATTAAAATGATTATGATCGATTATTTGCAGTTGATGACGGCTGGAGGTAGTCAAAAAGGTGGTGGTAATCGAGAACAAGAAATTTCTACTATTTCCAGAAATTTAAAAGCCTTAGCTAAAGAACTAAATATCCCTGTCATTGCCTTGTCGCAACTATCACGTGCTGTAGAAACTAGGGGTGGTACTAAAAGACCCCTATTGTCGGATCTTAGAGAATCTGGAGCCATTGAGCAAGATGCCGATATTGTTTCGTTTATCTACCGACCAGAATACTATAAAATTGATGAATGGGATGATGAGGAACGCTCACCAACCGCAGGGCAAGGAGAGTTTATCGTTGCAAAACACAGAAATGGGGGCTTAGAAAATATTCGATTGAAATTTATTGGTAATCAAGGAAAGTTCGATAATCTAGATGACTTTGATTCTCCTTTTGAATTTCAGTCTAAAATGAATGCGGATGAAGACAACCCGTTCATTACCAAAAATCTTCCTAATCCCAACCAAGCCTTTGGAAGTGCTATGAATGAGGAAGATGATAATGATGTGCCTTTTTAA
- a CDS encoding asparagine synthetase B, with protein MKKILFSLFFFLFSLKMIASAILIPMDAESQKNHLKAYGVTYWILAKQQKVQWLLNYRGGSFLLPDGEDIRKECQIRGVSFEVLSDSEANAILATIASPSQNQEAVILEKAPKIAVYTPKGLQPWDDAVTMVLTYAEIPYETIYDEEVLDDKLVLFDWLHLHHEDFTGQYGKFYAAYKAAPWYLESKKEAEALAAKLGFNKVSESKRAVALKIRNYVIGGGFMFAMCSATDSFDIALAASDNVDICEAMFDGDPSDANYQSRLDFTKTFAFTNFTLERNPLQYEFSSIDMTQKRSIIKESDYFSLMDFSAKWDPIPTMLCQNHTSLVKGFMGQTTSFERNEIKSTVLVLGENKVNGEARYIHGIKGKGFFTFYGGHDPEDYQHRVGDPKTELALHTSSPGYRLILNNVLFPAAKKKKQKT; from the coding sequence ATGAAAAAAATACTCTTTTCTCTGTTCTTTTTTCTTTTTTCGCTAAAAATGATAGCCTCAGCAATTCTAATTCCCATGGATGCCGAAAGTCAAAAAAATCATTTGAAAGCCTACGGGGTCACCTATTGGATTTTGGCGAAACAACAAAAAGTGCAGTGGCTTTTAAATTACCGTGGGGGCTCTTTTCTCTTACCTGATGGCGAGGATATTCGTAAAGAGTGCCAAATTAGAGGCGTGTCTTTTGAAGTTTTATCGGATAGTGAAGCCAATGCCATTTTAGCGACTATAGCTAGTCCTTCTCAAAACCAAGAAGCTGTTATTTTAGAAAAAGCTCCTAAAATTGCAGTATATACGCCCAAAGGATTGCAACCCTGGGATGATGCCGTGACTATGGTCTTGACCTATGCAGAAATTCCCTATGAAACTATTTATGATGAAGAAGTTTTAGATGACAAGCTGGTGTTATTTGATTGGTTGCACCTGCATCATGAAGATTTTACAGGCCAATATGGTAAATTTTATGCGGCTTATAAAGCAGCACCATGGTATTTAGAGAGTAAAAAAGAAGCTGAAGCCTTAGCGGCTAAATTGGGTTTTAACAAGGTGTCAGAATCGAAAAGGGCAGTTGCTTTAAAAATCCGGAATTATGTAATTGGTGGTGGTTTTATGTTCGCCATGTGTTCTGCTACCGATAGTTTTGATATCGCCTTAGCAGCTTCTGATAATGTAGATATTTGTGAAGCCATGTTCGATGGTGATCCTTCAGATGCGAATTACCAGTCAAGGTTAGATTTTACAAAAACTTTTGCATTTACTAATTTTACACTAGAAAGAAATCCGTTGCAGTATGAGTTCTCTTCTATTGATATGACTCAGAAAAGAAGTATTATAAAAGAATCTGATTATTTTTCATTGATGGATTTTTCAGCAAAATGGGATCCAATTCCTACCATGCTATGTCAAAACCATACCTCTTTGGTGAAAGGCTTTATGGGGCAAACCACATCCTTTGAACGGAATGAAATTAAATCGACTGTTTTAGTGCTTGGGGAGAACAAAGTAAATGGAGAGGCTCGGTATATACACGGAATTAAAGGAAAAGGTTTTTTTACCTTCTACGGAGGCCATGATCCTGAGGATTACCAACATAGAGTCGGGGATCCTAAAACAGAGCTAGCCTTGCATACGTCATCTCCTGGATACCGTTTGATCTTAAATAATGTTTTGTTTCCGGCCGCTAAAAAGAAAAAACAGAAAACGTAG
- a CDS encoding HAD family hydrolase — MDLSKIKMVVTDMDGTLLNSNHEVSDQFFTLFEALKKKEVLFVAASGRQYHSIVGKLHPIQQDIIVIAENGGFAMQNGQEIVATPLPHQTKNEVVSILDRISNIHPVLCGKNSAYILGNSSLFEKKLQEYYSHYQVLDSLGDYEGEILKIAIYHFESSEKYVYPQVSFLEQDLQVKISGSNWVDISSKNANKGYALKKVMEQNNIKPEELLVFGDYNNDLEMLALADYSFAMANAHPNVIKAANYSTSSNDDFGVEKILENLVESLM; from the coding sequence ATGGATTTATCGAAAATAAAAATGGTGGTTACCGATATGGACGGTACCTTACTCAACTCTAATCATGAAGTGAGCGACCAATTTTTTACCCTATTTGAAGCCTTAAAGAAAAAGGAGGTTCTGTTCGTTGCGGCAAGTGGTCGTCAATATCACAGTATTGTAGGCAAATTACATCCGATACAACAAGACATCATTGTAATTGCAGAAAATGGAGGCTTTGCGATGCAAAATGGACAAGAAATTGTAGCAACCCCACTACCCCATCAAACAAAAAATGAAGTGGTTAGCATTTTAGATCGCATCAGTAATATTCATCCTGTACTTTGCGGAAAAAACAGTGCCTACATCTTAGGAAATTCTTCGTTATTTGAAAAAAAATTACAGGAATACTATTCTCATTACCAAGTATTAGATAGTTTGGGCGATTACGAGGGAGAGATTTTAAAGATCGCCATTTATCATTTTGAAAGTTCTGAAAAATATGTATATCCTCAGGTTTCGTTTTTAGAACAAGACCTACAGGTCAAAATTTCAGGTTCTAATTGGGTGGATATATCTAGCAAAAATGCCAATAAAGGCTATGCACTCAAAAAAGTAATGGAACAAAATAATATTAAGCCAGAAGAACTATTAGTTTTCGGAGATTATAATAACGACTTAGAAATGCTAGCTTTAGCCGATTATAGCTTTGCCATGGCAAATGCGCACCCCAATGTTATAAAAGCCGCAAATTACAGTACGAGCAGTAATGATGATTTTGGAGTAGAAAAGATCCTTGAAAACTTAGTCGAAAGTCTCATGTAG
- a CDS encoding secondary thiamine-phosphate synthase enzyme YjbQ has product MKFYQKEITLKSYPRGFHVITEQITAAVASDLSFITIGMLHVFIKHTSASLTINENADPTVRVDFERHFNTMIPENAPYYQHNYEGSDDMPAHIKASLLGNSVQIPITNGKLNLGIWQGVYLGEHRNKASGRKLVLTIFGES; this is encoded by the coding sequence ATGAAATTCTACCAAAAAGAGATTACATTAAAATCGTACCCCCGAGGTTTTCATGTAATTACAGAACAAATTACAGCTGCTGTTGCTTCAGATCTATCTTTCATTACTATAGGTATGTTACACGTTTTTATAAAACATACTTCGGCTAGTTTAACCATCAACGAAAATGCAGACCCTACTGTTCGGGTTGATTTTGAGCGTCACTTCAATACAATGATTCCTGAAAATGCACCCTACTACCAACATAATTATGAGGGCTCAGATGATATGCCTGCACACATAAAAGCCTCTTTATTGGGGAATTCAGTACAAATACCCATTACGAATGGAAAATTAAATTTAGGAATTTGGCAGGGTGTTTATTTAGGAGAACACAGAAATAAAGCCTCGGGGAGAAAATTGGTACTCACAATTTTTGGAGAGAGCTAA
- the rplT gene encoding 50S ribosomal protein L20, whose product MPRSVNSVASRARRKKVMKQAKGYFGRRKNVWTVAKNAVEKAMLYAYRDRRNKKRTFRSLWITRINAGARLHGMSYSQFMGRIKANNIELNRKVLADLAMNHPEAFKAVVQKIK is encoded by the coding sequence ATGCCAAGATCAGTAAATTCAGTAGCTTCAAGAGCCAGAAGAAAAAAGGTGATGAAGCAAGCCAAAGGTTACTTTGGAAGACGTAAAAACGTTTGGACAGTAGCAAAAAATGCGGTTGAAAAAGCAATGTTATATGCTTATAGAGATCGTAGAAACAAGAAAAGAACCTTCCGTTCTTTATGGATCACTCGTATTAATGCAGGTGCTCGTTTACACGGAATGTCTTATTCTCAGTTTATGGGGAGAATTAAAGCGAACAACATTGAGCTAAACCGTAAAGTTTTAGCCGATTTAGCGATGAATCACCCAGAAGCTTTTAAAGCAGTCGTTCAAAAAATAAAGTAA
- the rpmI gene encoding 50S ribosomal protein L35, which translates to MPKQKTKSSAKKRFKLTGSGKIKRKHAFKSHILTKKSKKRKLALTHSGLVHEADVNSIKEQLRLK; encoded by the coding sequence ATGCCTAAACAAAAAACAAAATCCAGCGCTAAGAAGCGATTTAAACTTACAGGTTCTGGTAAAATTAAAAGAAAGCACGCTTTTAAGAGCCACATTCTAACGAAGAAATCTAAAAAACGTAAGCTTGCGTTAACACATTCAGGTCTAGTACATGAAGCAGATGTTAACAGTATCAAAGAACAATTACGTTTAAAGTAA
- the infC gene encoding translation initiation factor IF-3, which yields MRKRFRPQPRREDKNPHKINEQILSPKVRLVGDNVEVGVYPIREALNKAEELELDLVEISPNAEPPVCKITDYKKFLYEQKKREKAIKAKATKVIVKEIRFGPQTDDHDYDFKKKHAEKFLKDGAKLKAYVFFKGRSIVYKDQGEILLLKLASELEDLGKVEQMPRLEGKRMTMFIAPKTNKK from the coding sequence ATTAGAAAAAGATTTAGACCTCAACCGCGTAGGGAAGACAAAAACCCTCATAAAATTAACGAGCAAATACTTTCTCCGAAAGTCAGGTTGGTAGGTGATAATGTAGAAGTTGGTGTTTACCCGATTCGGGAAGCACTAAATAAAGCAGAAGAATTAGAGTTAGATTTGGTAGAAATATCTCCTAACGCTGAACCCCCTGTTTGTAAAATAACAGACTACAAAAAGTTTCTTTACGAACAAAAAAAGCGCGAAAAAGCCATTAAGGCTAAAGCGACTAAAGTTATCGTAAAAGAAATTAGATTTGGTCCACAAACAGATGATCATGATTATGATTTTAAAAAGAAACACGCCGAAAAGTTTTTAAAAGACGGCGCTAAGCTCAAAGCTTATGTTTTTTTCAAAGGAAGATCAATTGTATATAAAGATCAAGGAGAAATTCTATTACTTAAATTAGCTTCAGAATTAGAAGATTTAGGAAAAGTAGAACAGATGCCTCGATTAGAAGGAAAAAGGATGACGATGTTCATCGCTCCTAAAACGAACAAAAAATAA